The segment TTCCAGGGCCACTCCATGCGGTTCCGCCAGTCGATCCGCAAATGCGGGGTGAGTTCGAGATGCGGGTTCAGCTCCAGTTCGGGGCGCAGTTGCCAATGACGTTCGTTCGAGACGGTGTTCTCCAGATTCAGCACGGAAAGACCGATCCCCATATCCAGCCAGGGCAACAGCTCCTGCTTGTAGCGTGAGCTGACGAGTTGGGTGTAGGAGCCGTCTTCCGAGTCCTCGCGATTCGCCAGAAAGACACCCGCACTTCTTCCGGGCTGCTGCCAAAACTCCAGCCATGACCATGCCCACCATTCATCGGCCTGTGCCGGTAAATGGAGTAGCAAGAGCAGTCCCAGAAGTCCCAAGTGTATTCGCATCACCCTCTCCTAAGCAGTTCCAAGGCCAGATGTCTTCGGAGGAATCGCTGACACGATCCACATTCATCATTCAAAGCCCCCCCTTCCCATCCCCGGCCCACTCCTCGACATGTTCCAACAGCAGTTTGGCACAGGATTGCGGGGAGATGAAAACGTGAGGCATCATATCAGGGCAGCCAGTCTGGATGCCGCGCACGCAACTGATCGCGATAGCGATCGAAGCGTTCGGTGCTCACGCTTTCATAGGGAGGGAGCAGACGCAGTGGGAACTCAGGGTCGTGGATACGGCAGAAGAGCTTGTCGAAGGCGCCATCCATGTGGGCGGTGTCTCCGACGGCTTCTTTGAAGGTGGCGATGAGGCCGTCGAAGTCTGCGGTGATAGCGTCAAGCCTGGCTGAATCGCGATCACAACCGGCTTGAAAGTAGTCCTGCGCACGCTGGAAGTTTGTGAAGAGGAAGGAGATGAGAAAGCCGCAGTCGCCCATGTGGCAGGCTTTTGCAAAGCCGACCTCGGTGATGAAGTGGCGGAGTTGGGGCGCATCAATGAAGAGGCTACGCAGGCGCACTTCATCAGCGGTGCTGTTCTTCGTGGCGACGAGGTTGGCGTGTTCAGCGGCCAACATGCCATATTCGGTTCCGGTGATGATCCGGCCACTGCGCATGAGGTTGTAGTGCAGAAACTCACAATCAGGAAAACGCCCACAAGTCTCGCGGAAGAAGGTCTTCAATTCGGTGTCACTCAGCACACCCCAGCTCGGCAAACTCAGCTGAAATCGTCTCGCGCCCATGTCGCGTGCGCGCTCGATGCGTTCAATGATCGTTGGCAACGACAAACCAATAAGGCCGACCATCGCCTGCACGTCGTCGCGTTTTGTTTCATCGAGAAACACACGAGTGATCGCATCGAACTGTGTGTCAGTAACGGCGTAACCTTCGCCCGCTGTGCCGAAGATGTAGAGATCACGAATGCCACTGTCGATTTGCAGACGCACGCTGCGGCGGAAGATGTCTTCCTCGAACTCGAAGCGCTCATTCCACGGCACACAACAGGTGGCGAGGATGCTGCGGCGGTAACGAGGACTGATCATGCGGCGGAAGATAGATGGATAGGATTCGTGTCAGCGAGCATGTTGCCCTGGCCAAGATGCTACTTCGTTTCTGCGGCAGGCGGCGCATCCCAGATGGCCACGCCCATGTGGTAGCGGGCATGATACTCGGAAGCGCCAGCATACCAAGCAGTGACGAGCTTCCCATCGGCGCGCTGGACGGTGCTCGGGTAGCCGCAATCCCAGGAAGTGGTGTGGGCTACGCGGATGGGCTCGCCCCAGGTCTTGCCTTCGTCGCTGCTGAACTTCGCCAGCACACCAAGTTGGTTGCCGGTCTTGATGCGGTTCCCATACGTGAGGACGATGCGGCCATCTTTGAGCCGGGCGAGGTGGCCATTGATCTCATTCTTTTGCGTGACGCGATTCGGTTCACCCCAGGTCAAGCCGTCGTCTTCCGAGATGAACAAATCCATCGCCGTCTCGCGTGCGGCAGCGAGCCAGCGCTTGCCACCGAGGTGCAGGAGCGTGGTTTCGTTTCCAGTCTTGTGGATGATGCTGGTGCGTGCCCAAGTTTTGCCATCGTCATCACTGCGGTAGTGCCAGGAGCGCATGGACTTGGTCTTCATGCCAAGTTTGATCTTATCCTTCAGTTCACCTCCGTAGCAGGACACATGCAGGGCACCATCTTCGCCGACCTTGATGTCGCCAAAGGGTATATAATTCGTCCACCCGGCATCGGGTGCGGGGAAGGCTTTGATTTGAGTCCAAGTGCGCCCGCCATCACTGCTACGGCAGACCCACGGAGCGAGAATGAAATCTCGAAAGGCCGATTGCTTCGGTGACTCCGGCTCCTTGATGTCCGTCCAGCCAGCACACAGCACGAGGAGATCGCCATTCTTCGCCAACCCAGCCGCCACGTTCATTCGGTTCGTATGCGGATCGTTCGGTGCCGGGATGCCGCGCTTTTCCCAAAACTGTCCGTCCTTGCTGTTCCAGCATTCAGCGGCTCCGGGCATCTGACCGTGACTCGGTTGGCCGAAGATGGTCGTGTTGATACTGCCATCCGGCATCAACGTGAGATTCGGCCACGCGCAGACATTGTCGATAGCGACGAAGCGCTGGAACGTCTGAGCAGAGAGGGAGGTGGCGATGAACAGAAGTGCGATGAGTGGCTTCATAGTTATGCATACGCGCAGAATCAGAGAATTCACTCGCACACTACGATCTGGCTTGCGCGGCGGAGGGGCCTAGCAATGCCCCTCATGGGATGACTGGTATTATCTTCAATTACTGCCACCCCATTTATATATACCAACCAACCCAACTTCACCGGCAAGGCGATGGTAAGACCATCACCACTACAAACCCCCGTCGGCTTCCCGAGGCGGTGCTTCCGGATTCAAGCGGGATCTACATTGGGCTGAGGCGCTCGTTTCGACTTCAAACTATGGGCGATAAATATGCTTCCCATCCGAAAAACGCTGACATACTCTCTACCAGATAACCTGCATCTATCATGAAAATCACAACACGAGCCTGGGCACTTGGATCACTGCTACTCACCACTGCCGTCCTGCCCGCGCAGGTGCCGCAGCTTCTCAACTACCAAGGCCGCGTGGCTGTCGGCACGGTGAACTTCGAGGGCACGGGGCAGTTTAAGTTCGCTCTGGTGAATGGCGATGGCTCCACCGTCTATTGGGGCAATGCTGCTGACCTCGCACCTGCTGATGGCGTGCCGGATGCCTCCGTCTCGCTGCCCGTGACGAAGGGTCTATACTCCGTCCTCCTCGGGGACACCTCGCCGCCGCTGAACATGACCGCCATCCCCGCCAGCGTCTGGGCGAATGCCGATGTGCGCCTTCGCGTCTGGTTTAATGACGGCGTGAACGGCACTCAACTCCTCACGCCGGACCAGCGTATCGCCGCCGTGGGCTATGCCATGATGGCGGATAATGTGAAGGATGGTGCGATCACGGCGGTCAAGATCGCTGCCGGAGCGGTGGGCACCACGCAGCTTGCGGCCAATGCGGTGGAGGCAGGCAACATCGCCACAGGTGCTGTCGGCTCTACTCAGATTGCCACTGGTGCGGTCGGCACCGCTCAGCTTGGGGATGGCTCCATCACCGCTGCTAAGATGCTCAAGCCCATGCGCAGTGGTTCGATCTCCAGCAGCAGCATTGCACTCACCCCTATGGGCGGCGATTTCACGGTTACTTTCAATCCACCATTTACCACCCCTCCTAGGGTGACGCTGACCCTGGAAACCACCGCTGGAAGCACCGCCTCGACGGCCCGCGTTTTCCTCACCAGTAAGAGTGCCGCAGATTTCTCCGCCACGGTCTCCAGCGGCATCACTCCGACAACTCTGGATGTGGGCACCGGCGTCGTGGGTAATTACATCTCGCACGCCATCGTCAGTGGCAATCCGGCCATCAGCTACTACGACGTGAGCAATGGCGACCTCAAATACATGCGGGCGCTCGACGCGAACGGAACCATCTGGGGCGCACCCGTCACCGTTGATAGCATCGGTGATGTGGGCCGCCATACTTCCTTGGCAGTGGTCAGCGGCGCTCCCGCCATCAGCTACTACGATGCCACGAACCGCGACCTCAAATTCATTAGAGCCAATGACGCCACCGGCACCACTTGGTCCAGCCAGTTTTCCATTAGGGTCATCGACAGCACGAACAATGAGGGGCAATTTACTTCTCTTGCGGTGGTCAATGGCAACCCAGCCATCAGTTACCACGACGTCACAAACGGCGACCTCAATTACGTGAGGGCGACGAACACCAGTGGAAAAACTTGGGGCGCGCCCTTGACGCTCGACAGCACGGGCCTCGTCGGTCTCGACACCTCACTGGCGGTGGTCAATGGCAATCCGGCCATCAGCTACCACGACTTTACCAACAGCG is part of the Verrucomicrobiaceae bacterium genome and harbors:
- a CDS encoding dihydrodipicolinate synthase family protein produces the protein MISPRYRRSILATCCVPWNERFEFEEDIFRRSVRLQIDSGIRDLYIFGTAGEGYAVTDTQFDAITRVFLDETKRDDVQAMVGLIGLSLPTIIERIERARDMGARRFQLSLPSWGVLSDTELKTFFRETCGRFPDCEFLHYNLMRSGRIITGTEYGMLAAEHANLVATKNSTADEVRLRSLFIDAPQLRHFITEVGFAKACHMGDCGFLISFLFTNFQRAQDYFQAGCDRDSARLDAITADFDGLIATFKEAVGDTAHMDGAFDKLFCRIHDPEFPLRLLPPYESVSTERFDRYRDQLRARHPDWLP
- a CDS encoding DUF2490 domain-containing protein, which encodes MLLHLPAQADEWWAWSWLEFWQQPGRSAGVFLANREDSEDGSYTQLVSSRYKQELLPWLDMGIGLSVLNLENTVSNERHWQLRPELELNPHLELTPHLRIDWRNRMEWPWNEEESLKAGRFRHRIQLGWTLPHSIGPWTRFFISNEWLVNLGRGQWTENRVVPLGLTFKAGKRTDLDVFYMINSTMPKETWIHESVIGTYLRVRF
- a CDS encoding exo-alpha-sialidase, with the protein product MKPLIALLFIATSLSAQTFQRFVAIDNVCAWPNLTLMPDGSINTTIFGQPSHGQMPGAAECWNSKDGQFWEKRGIPAPNDPHTNRMNVAAGLAKNGDLLVLCAGWTDIKEPESPKQSAFRDFILAPWVCRSSDGGRTWTQIKAFPAPDAGWTNYIPFGDIKVGEDGALHVSCYGGELKDKIKLGMKTKSMRSWHYRSDDDGKTWARTSIIHKTGNETTLLHLGGKRWLAAARETAMDLFISEDDGLTWGEPNRVTQKNEINGHLARLKDGRIVLTYGNRIKTGNQLGVLAKFSSDEGKTWGEPIRVAHTTSWDCGYPSTVQRADGKLVTAWYAGASEYHARYHMGVAIWDAPPAAETK